In Corticium candelabrum chromosome 1, ooCorCand1.1, whole genome shotgun sequence, the genomic stretch GTGCAAGAGGTAGAAACATGGATTAAAACAGTCAGGTGAGACAAACGAGGACAGAGGACTTGAAATTTGCACTGTTATTAGCATTTGTAGTAGTCGTAGTtgttgctggtgtgtgtgtgtgtgtgtgtgtgtgtgtgtgtgtgtgtgtgtgtgtgtgtgtgtgtgtacgtgtgtgtgtgtgtgtgtgtgtgtgtgtgtgtgtgtgtgtacgtgtgtgtgcatgtgtatacatgcatTTATGGCTTACAAGAGACACCTATGTTTTGTACAGCTACGAGTATGTCATGTTGAAGATCCATCTGACTTGTGCAACTGCAATATATCAGGGCATCAGTTAGAAGAAGTCAGTAACAAACAGTTCTTTTATACTGTAAAATATAGTTTATTGTATTCTAAAGGCTTTTGTTGAAGGTAAACATCAATGATCTCAAACTATTTGACAATGTCATTCGTGTGAATGCAACAGAGAACAAACTACCATTTGGTTAGtgcactttgtgtgtgtgtgtgtgtgtgtgtgtgtgtgtgtgtgtgtgtgtgtgtgtgtgtgtgtgtgtgtgtgtgtgtgtgtgtgtgttcactaAAAATTGTAATATATGTTGTGTGCAGAGAGTATGGCATCATTTCCAGCCCTTATAGAGCTTGAAATGCCTTTGAATGACATTTATAATGTCACCATTACACAAGGACAGTTTGAGACCTTGGAGGTGTGTAATTACACTCTTTGTTGTTCATTTTCGTAGTAACCAATCAATCAATGCGTATAGGTTGTTGATCTTTCATACAACAGAGTATCTGCAACTGCCATCTTAATGTTAGGCATTTTGCCGTGTTTAAAGCAGTTGAATTTAAGTGGTAAACCTTTTGATTGCACTTTATCACTTTAACTGTCTCACAcgttgtttgcattttagcAAATGAGATCGAATCACTGCCTGTAGCGATGTCACAACCATCATACTCATGGTATAGTCACATTTGTTCTCATCTGGAAATTGTTGATAGTAATTTGTAGGATTGTGTCTGTTTAGGAGTGATAATAAGCAGATATTGAGATACCAACATTTGGAAAAGCTCGTTCTCAGTGACAATCTTTTGTCAGATGTTACCACGTTTGCTATTCTCGCTGGTCTCAAAAGGTACTGTGTGTTGAGCTAGATAGAAAGTAATGAGTAGGATGAAggtaaataattattgaatttaatacAGAAATGTTGGtgttggttaattaaattggTTATATGCATTGGTTGTTGCTTCTATTTttatagtattaattaaatgtagtgGATGGTACATGTTTCTAACTTGCACACATCTGCTAGGCTACTTTCAGCTGTTACATTATTTCACAAACTATTTCTACCTCAAGGAAAGGACAAAACACTGTAGACGTTTTGCTCTTGTCTGAGTaatttttctttctcttcagcTCGTGTATGTACTCACTTCCATGAAATCAATTTTAGTGAAAATCTTTATGACATGCGTAGTTGTTGTACAGGTTAAGACTTCAGTTAATAATGTATATTTTGTGCATGATTGTAAGGCTGACCGACTACACTTATTTTGTTGCTATGATGTAGGTTTTTATTggtttataattaattaatgcaacaaTATTTTTCTGTAGTTTGCAGACACTAAATCTGGATGGAAACATGATTTTTGCCATTCCTGAACTGAAACTACTTGGTCACACTTCAGCCAGGAGATCAGTAAATACAAAAGGAATAATTCAACCAGCAAACTCAAGAAGATCAGTGagtacaacagcaacaactccaAACTCAAGAAACACACAAGTGGAGAGCAAATTGTTGAGTCATAATAATGATCAAGCAGACAATTTAGAGTCCGCAGTAACAAGACAGTTTGAACACGACTCGATGCAGTTCTTTGAACAAAGATTAGAATCAGGAGAGCTGGATGACGATGATGAACTGATTGGTTTAACTATGcaagaagaagaaacagaaGTTGGTCCAACAATCGAAAGTCAACATAAAGCTGGAACAAGAAGTCAAGACCTTCCATTTCCATCACTGAAAACACTCAATCTTGCCAACAATaaggtttgttgttgtgtctggcTGTAGCAGGGTTTTATTGCAATCAATGGAAAACACTTTAGGTTTCTGTCGCTGAGAATCTTCTTCATGCTGCTAGTTGGCCAGCATTAGAAGAGCTTCTAGTGCATGGCAATCCATTTACCATCAAAGGAAAAGG encodes the following:
- the LOC134178772 gene encoding X-ray radiation resistance-associated protein 1-like isoform X2, whose product is MCIHAFMAYKRHLCFVQLRVCHVEDPSDLCNCNISGHQLEEVNINDLKLFDNVIRVNATENKLPFESMASFPALIELEMPLNDIYNVTITQGQFETLEVVDLSYNRVSATAILMLGILPCLKQLNLSANEIESLPVAMSQPSYSWSDNKQILRYQHLEKLVLSDNLLSDVTTFAILAGLKSLQTLNLDGNMIFAIPELKLLGHTSARRSVNTKGIIQPANSRRSVSTTATTPNSRNTQVESKLLSHNNDQADNLESAVTRQFEHDSMQFFEQRLESGELDDDDELIGLTMQEEETEVGPTIESQHKAGTRSQDLPFPSLKTLNLANNKVSVAENLLHAASWPALEELLVHGNPFTIKGKGMPVVLQNALVSKGVKVVRMPLKAAKHPFVSTATRKFTRIKEESIPNVPKLNLELPPTSSFYALQSPGSPTQTNFPSKLLALPPIGKESCQQEFCHNDQHKAENNKQPDGHGQGFFLTQADDETGIENWKFDAHPADDGEVQAQTETQEADPSVKCPERFVGYEALLDAKPDDTVMIPEGVQSTAKALKRVLHHPLHLPDCKTIPTSDSSRHSYLHRKLHTLPTSTHVQETRVAELHSLLQEMKSNLNVTDRRLDSVMKSGEDPKLQREAKKLLLQVQAKYDEVRERSLRPALDIFQSKFSSSQGSQQDSKQSVQHQKHQKLL